CCACACTAGCACTACTTCGTCATTAGTAGAATGGGTGAAAGATTTCAATGTAGTACTCATTATATTATCTAGAGATCGGTTTTCCCATTGAACCTAGATCTTGGGATCTCTAGTCAACTAGGTTAGATTGCCTCTCTAAGTAACTTCATATTATAGgttttaatctcttttttttttttttataaactttcaaGTAGCTCCCCTAGTTAGGCCTTTAGTAATTGGATCCACAATATTATCTTTTGACCTCACAAAGTTAATTGTGATAATTTCACTAGAGAGTAGTTGGTCTAATTGTATTATGTCTATGTCATATATGTCGAGACTTATCATTATACATAGTATTCCATGCCCTTCCAATAACTGCGTGGCTATCACTATGTATACATATTGTAAGCACCGATTTAGACCCGTTTGAAATatcttccaaaaaaatttgaagtcatTTTGTTTCATCTCCGGCCTTGTCTAAGGctataaattaatattccATCACAAACTTATAATCATTCATTCAAAAGATCATAAAATTTCCAACCATAAACTTGATTGTTATGacatattgtatatatatatagcacaCTAATGATTCccataattcatttttttgcCAAATCCACcactataaaaattatatagtgTGTTATCTAGTCCACTCCAAGTGTGATTGTTGCATACATATTTTGCATCTATTTTTATGCCTCATGTGCAAgcaactttgatttattggcTTCTCGTTGGACATTATTGCAATAGCatgaattttcaatagttGTCCAAAGTCAAAGAATATTGCAATTATGGCCCTTTAATTTCTCATATAAACTTCCATAATTTCCATCAAGAATATGTTGTAtgacaattttaaattgttcgTGACATTTATGTGATATTAATCACCAAACATTTGTGAAACAAAGTAAATAACTTTACCGAACAAGTtctcacaaaataaaataaaaaaaagcaacAAATAAAACTGGAGACTTCCATTAgacttgaaatataaaatgtcATGAGAACATTAAGCTTAATACCCCATATGCGtgcacaataaaaaaaaacaagccaATAACGacaaaaacaatacaatactCATGACTTATTATCAAATACATACTCGTATTAATACAAAACTAGTGCAaaacatcaaacaataatGGAAGGCACATATGTCAAATGGTGAACTCATGCAAAGATTATATAAGTctgcaaatttttttcttttattaatgttgccaaaggaaaaaacttaaatgtcATTTGCCTAAcagttttaattatatactcACTAAAGCACATAACAACCCactaaaatttagaatgaCTTGAAACAGTTTATGCAAATATTAGTtgaatgaaaactaaaaataatttgcaCATGGAATAATATAGGTATATATGAAATTCTAAAATAGAATCAACATGATCCAACAATAAATGGACGTATgaatattttctcaatttctcaattttagtAATTCGAAAcctcataaaaaaataaataatgagattttcaatattatcataaaagataaatttgtcTTTAAGATTGTTAACAATATTATCAAATTGTTACGAAGATTATCatcataataaacataaactcATGTATGCATCATGGATATGAATCCAACGAATTCatgttgttttcttaaaaacaaatttactcATCTTAGTGCTTGAGGGTAATTGTCTCCCACAATCAACTTTCTTcttaaccctaaaccctaaaccctgtCTAGAAGATAATGAACGAAACTTGTAAGATTGTGGATAATTGAAAAGTTGTGTTTTCTTTaaccaaatagaaaatgaCTTATTTATAGACTTCTAACCAAATAGAAAAGGACTTACTTATAGACTTATTCGTGACCATTTGAAAAACTATTACTTTTTCTATAACCACGAGTACTTTTAGTAGCATTGTAACTGCTACCGATCTCAAATTGATTCAAACCACTCTTAATAGATGGTGGATAAAGTGGCACATTAAGTCAATTCTTGATCTTTGTCCCCTATTTTTTAACACTATACCAACGCAGCAAGGGTTGGAGTTCAGACCAAGATGGAGGTTTGTACCTACTGGAGCGTGGTACACAAAGTTCCTTGGAAAACATGGAGATGCTTCTAGTAGATcgttataattattaatttttatgaaacatCATGAAGAAACACAAGCAATTaccatttatttcaataacaatttattcCAACAGTTTGACCATCGTATTAGCAAATTTTTCGAGGTCATAAGCTTCTAGGACCCGTTTGAGGACAAAAATGTTGAGTCGAAGTTCAGGTGAGGTTGATGAAGATTCATACGGAAAATCTGTGCTTAGAAGGGAAGACGCGGTAGTCATCTTGAAGAAGATGACGCCAACTTTTCTATTGCTACAGAAAACCTGacttttctattatatatatatccttatgacaaaaatttggaatttggaacTTACCAATACCTAGGAGGAGgggaagaaaatatttgaaagtatgAGTTAACTTGGTTGgtgtcatttttaaaagaaaaatatcaaaggaTTAAATCAAAACTTACTCCTAACATATCAAAGTTGACTGTTGGACAGTAAAGGTCCACttgaacttttattaaatGGATGAGCTAActctaatattttcaatacatcaaataattcatgataaaatatttgtgaagAAGATGGCGGAAACCGAATAAGCGAAAAAGCGGTAATTGAGATATAAAAGGCGGGAGAAAGTTTTGGTAAAAAAGAATGGAATTGTTGTTATACCCTTGGTTCAAAGGGTATAAGtggaatgaaaaagaatatgaaaatgatgaatttgaacatttttctatatctctccaaattgagaagaaaaaaaacttcaaacagTGCTGTCAATTATCTGTGTTTCCCATTTGATCCAAATTACACAATCAAATGCCTATGTGTATGAATCTTCTTGAGAACATAAAATTGATGTAGAgttgttaattaaattggtAACCCTCACTCAAAAGAAGTATAAGCTGTAAGTAGcgtattaaaaattataatttagtttggGAGTTGCCGAATTGGGTACTATACAACTTAGTTATAGAGttgggtaggagtgaattaaatgttaatagaagaaaaatataatgtgGACTGAATAAAGAGAAGATTCAAATCCATGATTTTaggaagagaataaaaaacttCTACcctaaattaatcaataattaatatatttattttatttgaataaaaaacaatatttgtaaattaaaaatatgaagttaagttttctataaaaaaaaaaaaagttgtgttctctttttttcgctttaaatttacaacaaattcaattaatattttctaatctCCAATCAGCGATCACTATCGTCATcactcaaattcaattatcaGTATTATTTGCATTCGGCGATCACTATCGTCATCACTCAAATCAAAACCTCCCCTCCCTCCTCACCCCTAATCTCGCCGGAATGGACGTTCCCACGACGGACCCACCACATGGAACCTTGCCTTCGGTTCAAAGAAGCTACTGGCGGAGGTGGAGCAAGCAAGACATTTTTCCAGAAGAGTCATTCCGGGACTGTTCTTCCTACAAATATGCTCTCTCGCAAACCTGTTCCCGGCTCAAGGACCGTCTTCTGGACCGCTCCTCCGACGATAATGAGCTCATCGAACTTCCCAAGGCCAGCGGAATCGGGATGAAGAAATGCCTTACTTGGTGGGATTTGATTTGGCTGGCTTTCGGTTCTGTGGTTGGTTCCGGGATTTTCACGATCACCGGTCTAGAAGCTCGCGACGATGCTGGACCCTCAATTGTGATCTCTTACGTTGTTTCTGGCCTCTCTGCCTTGCTCTCTGTCTTCTGTTACTCTGAATTTGCCATCGAAGTTCCTGTCGCCGGAGgctccttctcttttcttcgtATCGAACTGGGGGATTTTATTGCCTTCATCGCTGCGGGGAATATATTCTTGGAGGCCATTGTTGGTGCGGCTGGACTGGGTCGGTCTTGGTCTTCCTATTTTGCGAGTATGATCAACTCTGATAACCCCGATTTTCTTCGGTTTAAGGTCAGTTTCTTGTCTGAAGGGTTTAATCTTCTGGATCCAATTGCTGTTATAGTGCTTCTTGTTGCTAATGGGATTGCTGTGAGTGGAACAAGGAGGACATCTTTCTTGACATGGATAACTTCTGTGATTAGTACTTTGCTTATTATCTTTGTGATTGTGATTGGATTTGTGAAAGGGAATTCTGCAAATTTGGTaccctttttcccttttggtGCGAGAGGAGTTTTCCGAGCTGCAGCTGTTGTTTACTGGTCTTATACTGGATTTGATATGGTGGCCACCATGGCTGAGGAAACCAAGAAACCTTCAAGGGATATACCAGTAGGTTTGATCGGGTCCATGTCTGTAATCTCTGTGATCTATTGTTTGATGGCATTGTCTTTAACAATGCTACAGAAGTACACAGAGATTGATAGGAATGCAGCCTTTTCTGTTGCTTTCGATAAAATTGGGATGACATGGGCTAAATACTTAGTCAGCATAGTTGCTATCAAGGGCATGACTACAAGCTTGTTGGTAGGATCTATGGGACAAGCTCGCTACACCACACAGATTGCTAGAGCCCATTTGATTCCACCCCTCTTCGCCTTGGTTCACCCGAAAACTGGAACTCCGGTATATGCAACACTTTTGACAACCATCACTAGTGCAATTGTTGCATTGTTCTCTAGTTTGGACGTCTTATCAAGTGTTTTTTCATTCAGCACACTTGCCATTTTTATGCTTATGGCTGTTGCATTGCTCGTAAGGCGATACTACAATAAGGACACAACACCAAGTAGTGATTATATTAAGTTTTTGATTTGCTTGTTTAGCATTCTTGGTTCTTGTTTAGCATTGACAACTGTTTGGAATTTGGATAGGCAAGGATGGATTGAATATGTTGTGCCTGCCTCATTTTGGTTCCTTAGCACTCTGGCTATGTCCTTCCTTCCCAAGTACCGATCGCCAAAGGTTTGGGGTGTCCCCCTTGTTCCCTGGCTCCCATCACTGTCTATAGGGATGAATCTCATTCTTATTGGATCTTTGGGTACTGAGGCATTCTTAAGGTTCTTCATTTGCAGTGCGGTAATGCTTCTGTATTATCTGTTTATAGGCCTTCATGCTACATATGACGTAGCGCATCAAGATGGCTTGGGTTCCAAAAATGAGGAGATAAAAGATGATGACAGTAGGGTGGTATGACAGAGtttgcattattttaatttgtaaataccTTTCTGGTTCTCGACTCTCGAGTACGATGTCCATTCTCAGCTTATCTTCAACAGTTCAACTACAAATGGACGATATTTTATTGGCTAGCCAGATGATTCAGTTAGTAACATAAGGAGATTTCTTCATATCAAAAACATTACTTCAGATGATATTCCAATAGTTTTGTTTATGCATAGCTATtcaatattctattttttcagTTGCTGGTTTGAAGTTGTTTTCTacaaagtttttaattttctgtaCTTAGTAATCTCAACAATTAAAAGCATGTATAAAACTACAATAACTGTAGCTTTATTTGTTTCCTCATCACCAGTCTGTTCTTGTGAACTATGTTAAGGTCTCACTTAAAGACTGGAGCTACCTCAACCATTTTCGTTTTCAACTTGAAACTGTGCGCACAAGGACCAGGTATGCTCTTTCTGTACTCAGTTTTTATGACATATAGAAGGAGGAATTGCCTTCTCAACTGTTGCCGTTGGTTGATGATGTTGGGCGGGAGATCCTTCTTTATGTTGTGGTTTGTTCATCTCGGTTCATCCATATAAATGTCTTCAAGCACTTGAAGTTAGATTTcgaatttctttcattttactGTACAGGTACATTTGTTCATCCATATAATTTGTGCATGAATTAGCTTAAAGTTGTCTAAGTTAAGGTTCATGTTTCAAAAACATATTCAGATTTatgttgaaataattttatatgtaaagcttaaaaactaaaataaaacaaaccttttgttttaGCGTCTGGTAATCTGAATCTCATTTGCGTTATTTGAGCAGGTAAATAACAGTAGAGGATTAGAAGGTTTTCGTAATGgttagtgataaaaaaaaaaaaaatagcttgaacaatatcttaaatatattttcatttttattttaaagtctCTATCACTAGCATAGATTACACTGCAAGAAAATAAAGTCTCGGCACCAAAAAAGGCATAGACAAAAACTCTCTTTCCTTGAAGTACCATTGGGTATTATAACTTATCCTGCTACCCCAGCACAGATACAATGATGACCTAGAGGAAGCAAAGTCCAAGCCATGGTgacttctatttttattcttttgtagGCATGGGTGACCTCTTCTTGAATTTTATATCTTCCACGTAGCTCGACAACGAAATATAGTAGAGTTAGACAGCTGTTCTGGTGGTTGTGAATATGTTGACGATTGGTTTTCACCATTCCTTCCCACCTTTTGTTTGGTGGATTTGATATGCCATAACCTTCTCAGATTATCTATTCTTTCGTCTCTTCTACTTTcgtatttttcaactttttacaCCATTTGTTTCAACTACCATAATTGAAATTCTGTTCTTTCATCCTAATTTTCTATTGCCCAATCTtggttattttgttatttttgcaaattcttGATAAAAATGGTCTAGGTATGAATCATTCAGACCAATCCTGTatgccttttctttctcatagttgaaaattgaaattatattagtAGTCATTTTCTATAACATTAACGTGTGTTATGCTACATCTAAACTTTTCCTTActaaaaattgtatattatatcaatgactgttcatttcaaataaactaaaacatataatataaaatatttaaaaaatcaaatagaatGCAAATTGCTATTCTTTTTCCGTACCACAATTGAGATGAGAGGATACAAACCACAAACGTTGTGATATACTCTTAAAGCTAAGTTATTGTTTGGtgtgtaaatataattcttttttaaaattttggattttagtttGCGTTGTtcattataagaaaaatattatttttga
This is a stretch of genomic DNA from Cucumis sativus cultivar 9930 chromosome 4, Cucumber_9930_V3, whole genome shotgun sequence. It encodes these proteins:
- the LOC101213337 gene encoding cationic amino acid transporter 8, vacuolar, with translation MDVPTTDPPHGTLPSVQRSYWRRWSKQDIFPEESFRDCSSYKYALSQTCSRLKDRLLDRSSDDNELIELPKASGIGMKKCLTWWDLIWLAFGSVVGSGIFTITGLEARDDAGPSIVISYVVSGLSALLSVFCYSEFAIEVPVAGGSFSFLRIELGDFIAFIAAGNIFLEAIVGAAGLGRSWSSYFASMINSDNPDFLRFKVSFLSEGFNLLDPIAVIVLLVANGIAVSGTRRTSFLTWITSVISTLLIIFVIVIGFVKGNSANLVPFFPFGARGVFRAAAVVYWSYTGFDMVATMAEETKKPSRDIPVGLIGSMSVISVIYCLMALSLTMLQKYTEIDRNAAFSVAFDKIGMTWAKYLVSIVAIKGMTTSLLVGSMGQARYTTQIARAHLIPPLFALVHPKTGTPVYATLLTTITSAIVALFSSLDVLSSVFSFSTLAIFMLMAVALLVRRYYNKDTTPSSDYIKFLICLFSILGSCLALTTVWNLDRQGWIEYVVPASFWFLSTLAMSFLPKYRSPKVWGVPLVPWLPSLSIGMNLILIGSLGTEAFLRFFICSAVMLLYYLFIGLHATYDVAHQDGLGSKNEEIKDDDSRVV